DNA sequence from the Fusarium verticillioides 7600 chromosome 2, whole genome shotgun sequence genome:
CGGCTCGTGCTCGtgtttcctctttctccttcttctccctccatCCTCCGTGCAACAtccgtcaacatcatctctcacATCTTCCCCATTATTTGCCTTAACGCAGATGTatcctcaagctcacgaCAATTATGTCTTCTAGAATCACCAGATCTTCGGCTCGTCAAGCAGCGAGTCAGGCAGCCCAAACTAACAATATTGCTCCTGCCGCTGCTGACGTCCCGGCCATACCCTCCACTACTCCATCCACACGCAAGCGAAAAGGGCTCGCCGCCGAGAAGAGCCCCAACGACGCATTACCACCCTCTGGGTCTTCAGGTCGACGGTCCAAGAGACAAAAGATTCCCGAAGCCGTTCCACCTCCAAACGCCAACAATaacaatcacatcacatcccGATCTCGGCGAAAGGGAAAGCCCGCTGTTGATATGGACAGCCCGGAGTAAGTCTTTGATGCAAAGTGCTTATAGCTGATGGCTTAGATTCAACGTATTAACGACCCTAGTAACAACGTACCCGGATCTGCGCATCCTCTAGAGCCCTCCATCCCCTCAGGGTCTTCTAGCAGAAAATCGAGCCGTTCTAAGAAGACCACGGGACCTCCATCAGGTTTGTATATTCCGTGGATAAGTTGGAATTGCTGAGGCACAGAACTGACGATGACTGTAGAAACCACATCTGGTACAACTTTGACCACCCGAAGATCGAAACGGAATCTTGACAGCGCAGTTGATCAAGATACACCGATGACGGGTACCGACGAGAACAAAGACCCAGGACCACCACcaccccctcctcctcccatcgaTCAccacgacgatgacgatagCGAAGACAatgatgaggacgaagatgaagagggatcACGAAGGtacgacgaagacgaagacgacgaagacgatcCTTTTGGCGGATTTGGTGGCCCTCCAGGCAGTTTATCCAGCACACTTAGAGCACTCACAGGGATGATGTCCGGCCTAACATCTCGATTCCGGGAGATTCTTCACAATCTGcgagttgatgatctctcAGTGCAGCTAATAGCTCTGCAGGAGCTATCAGAAATACTTCTAGTTTCCAACGAAGACAACCTCTCTGGCCACTTCTCTCCCGATGCGTATGTTAAGGAGCTGGTTTCCCTcatgaacaaagaagaaagccCCGAAATCATGTTGCTCGCGTGCCGTTGCTTGGCAAATTTGATGGAGGCTTTGCCTGCCAGTGTTGCGAACGTCGTCTATGGAAGCGCCGTCCCTGTCCTGTGCCAAAAACTTCTCGAAATTTCTTTTATCGATTTGGCAGAGCAGGCCCTGAGCACATTGGAAAAGATATCGGTCGAATATCCTGCCAGTATCGTTCGTGAGGGTGGCCTTACTGCTTGTTTGTCTTATCTCGACTTTTTTGCTACCGGCACGCAGAGAACTGCCGTTACTACCGCAGCAAACTGTTGCCGCAACATCCCCGAAGACTCTTTCCCAGTAGTGCGAGATGTTATGCCTACACTTCTCAACGTTCTCAATAGCAGTGATCAGCGGGTCGTGGAGCAGGCCTCGCTTTGCGTTTCTGGCATCGTCGAGAGTTTCAAGTACCAACCCTCCAAACTTGAGGAACTTGTTAGCGTCGACCTTCTTCGAGGTGTGCTGCGACTTCTTGTTCCCGGTACGACCAACATGATTGGCTCCAGTATCCATACACAATTTCTCCGAGTTTTGGCATTCACTGCGCGAGCTAGCCCTCGTCTTTCCGCagagctcttcaagcttAATGTGGTAGAGACATTGTATCAAATTCTGACTGGGGTTTCACCACCCAGCGGTACCGAAGATGTTGCCTCCAAACTGGACAGTGTTATAATCATGCAGGCTCTAATCCATCGGCCCCGAGATCAGATCATTGAGACGCTCAATGTCATTTGCGAATTACTACCTAACCTACCACGAAATGCAGATCCCTCATATGGTGATTTTGTCGAACTTCAAGCCTCGGCAGATCCTACAAACTCGGCAGCCAGTGGGGGAAGGAACCGCAGGTCTACGAATGAGAAGCgcattgagcttcttgaagagtGCAAAGACGAAGTTCGCCGATTTgcgctcatcatcttccctACTTTGACGGATGCGTTCTCCAGTACTGTCAACTTGAGCGTCCGCCAAAAAGTCCTCACAGCACAATTGAAGATGCTCTCGAatcttgatgaggacatCTTGGTTGAGGCGCTTACTCCGGTACCTTATGCCTCTTTCCTCGCTTCCATTCTTTCACAACAAGACCACGCATCTCTGGTTATGCTTGGTCTGCAAGCGGCCGAGCTGCTACTAAGCAGACTCGACAAGATCTACCGGTATCAATTCTATCGCGAAGGAGTCTTTCTTGAGATCACcaagattgctgaggaggaagacgcaGTTGAAGAGAAGCCAGGCAAGGGTGAAAAACAGGAGTCTCAGGGCGAACAAGACAACGAACAGTCCTCAGACCAGGAATCTGAgcatgaggaagacgaagaagatgaggaacGCGAGtcctctgatgatgaggacgaagacgaagagcaTGATAACGAGAATGGCGAGGCGCAGAATGAGGATATGTCCCCTGTTAGCTCCCGGGGATCTACCATGTCTCTCGAGGTCCctctccatcgtcttgtCTCCGACGTGCGATCCATGAAATCTCGAACTCGAGACGTCGCCAAGAAGTTCTTGGAGACCCATGAGACTGAAGGCCATGGCCAGGCtatgaagctcaaggcaaCAGCaatccttgatgctctttCAGATTTGGctggtgagcttgaggcCTTCTATCTCAAGCCGATGCCCAGCAACGTTACGGCCGATAAAGGAAGGGAactcttcaccaagcttgcaTCATATTTCGATACCGACGTCTTGGAAAGTGTTACGAGCGCAGAACTTCTGGCATCTGGTCTTGTCCGTGTGCTTCTAGAGGTTTTCAGCAACCCAGATGAGAAACTGGCCCGTGCCGCCCAGTCAACGTTCCTAGAAGTCTTCATGGCATACACCGTCAAAGCGAAGCCAAAAACTGCAACTGCAGAATCTCCGGCAACGCCTTTCAGCGTCATGATTCACAAGCTTCAGGACTTGCTCAGTAGGTCAGAGCATTTTGAGGTTATTACGGTGCATCACAACACATTTGACGGCAACCACAGTAGTCCTGCTTCCATGCTTGGGAAGCAGATTCGACTTCGTCTTGTTGCCGATGATGAATCCGAAATACCTCGACCTTATCGTAATATAATGGTGTCAATTCATGCCATCGCGACTTTCAAATCCCTTGATGACTATTTACGGCCTAGGATCAGTATCAATGAGCGATCTCGTGGCTCCGCCCGCAGGGATGGAGTTGCTCGAGCACTTGCCGCTATGGCAAACAGCGCGGGTCTTCCTCTGAGTagcgcagcagcagcccgTCTAGCAGCAGCTGAACGATCAGGCCCTTTCTCGGGACCTCCGATACCGCCGCCGCCTGCTGTTGCTACGCCATCTGGCTCCCAAGCACTTCGCAAATCAAAGTCACAGGCTGCCCCTGCCACACCAGACCAATCTGCTGGGCCGTCTCGCGATAAAGGGGCGCTGAGACGCTCTTCAAGACGGCATGGCGCCGCTAATACACCCCCGGCGCCTCGGCCTCCGCctgttgatgacgaggaaaTGCAAGATACACTAGAATGCGCCGACGAGAAGCAGCTgactgatgacgatgacgtcGGAGACAGCGGTGCATTGGATGCCATTGTTGGTGAgctcgaagaagacatgCAAGAGGAATCGACGCCTGAGGATACTTCTGCTGTCAACATGGAGGTCGCTACTGGCGGCCATGTCACCGCACGCAAGGAAGATGGCACTCGAATCGCGACACCAACTGGATCTGGTGTACCTAGCCGTGCGGGTGGACCCTCAGTTGGCTCTCAAGGCACACCTACTCCAGCCTTGTCATCGTCGAGGCCAATGTCTTATGCGTCCGCTCTCCAGGCAGTGCCCCAAGATTGGCACATCGAGTTCAGTCTTGACAACAAGCTGATCCCCAATGAGACTACCATCTACCGCGCTGTCCATACTTCAGCTTCTAACTCAGATGAGCATCTAAGCAGAAGCATCTGGTCAACTGTGCACCCAATCAAGTTCAAGCGTGTACCTGGGCCACCTCCTGCGGAATCTctttcattttcttcaaACACGGAagctgatggtgaagatgaacATGGAATCCCCGCTTCCCTTGCCAAGAACCCAACAACGTCATCAATTTTACGCCTATTAAACATTCTTCACGATCTCAACTCGAACATTGAAGATGTTTTGattgagaaaaagaacagCGTTATTGGCCTGAATGTTGAGCCGTTATCACAGTTCGTCAACACGAAACTCACAGCGAAGTTGAATCGTCAGTTGGAGGAGCCCTTGATTGTTGCCAGCAACTGTCTACCTAGTTGGGCGGAGGATTTAGCTCGCCTTTATCCCTTCCTCTTCCCATTTGAGACTCGACATTTATTCCTTCAATCTACATCTTTCGGATATGCCCGATCAATGGCGAGGTGGCAGAATACCCAGTCTGCGGAGGACAACCGAAGAGATCGAAATAACGAACGGCCATTCCTCGGTCGCCTTCAACGACAAAAAGTTAGGATCTCACGTCAGAAGATCCTTGAATCGGCCTTGAAAGTCATGGAGCTATATGGTGCTTCACAGAGTATCCTAGAAGTGGAGTATTTCGAGGAGGTGGGCACTGGTCTTGGTCCCACTCTCGAGTTCTACTCAACAGTCTCGAAAGAGTTCTCAAAGAGGAAGCTCAAACTCTGGCGCGAGGTCGATTCGAACGGCTCTGATGAGTTTGTGTCTGGAGCCACTGGGCTCTTCCCTCGGCCGCagagcgatgaagaggctgggaCACCTAACGGAGAGCGGATTCTGCATCTTTTCAAGATGCTTGGAAAGTTTGTTGCGCGGTCCATGATTGACTCCCGAATCATCGATCTTCACTTCaaccccatcttcttccGCATTGGGGATGCAGTTTCATCTGGAGTCAAACCATCATTGGGGGCTGTGAAAATTGTCGATCCTGTCCTTGCTCGTTCATtgaaggccatcaagcagtttgccttggccaagaaggaaatcgATGAAGACCCCAATCGTACACCAGCACAAAAGGTTGCTGACACACAAAGCATTACTATCGATGgcgtcaagcttgatgaccTTTGTCTCGACTTCACTTTGCCAGGTTATCCTAATATTCAGCTGGAGGATAATGGTTCCCAGAAACGAGTTACTATTGACAATGTGGACTCGTATCTGGAGAAGGTCATTGATATGACTCTTGGGTCTGGTGTTCGTCGCCAAGTTGATGCCTTCCGTGCTGGATTCTCACAGGTATTCCCCTACTCTGCACTGAGTGCTTTCACGCCAGATGAGTTGGTCACCTTGTTTGGCCGTGTAGATGAGGACTGGTCACTTGAGAGTATGTATAGTCCTACAGTTTTACCTCTGATATACGCTAACAGTTCATCAGCTCTCCTTGATTCGATCAAGGCCGATCATGGTTACAACATGGATAGCAAGACCGTCAAGAATCTGCTCCATACAATGAGCGAATTTGATGCTTCGCAGCGCCGTGACTTCTTACAATTCACCACTGGAAGTCCGAAGCTCCCCATTGGAGGTATGTTTCGTCTTCCGGCTGTTGATGGTCAATTTCTAACTTTCCCTAGGATTCAAGTCTCTGACACCTATGTTCACTGTGGTCTGCAAACCAAGTGAGCACCCTTATACGTCCGACGACTACCTCCCTAGTGTCATGACGTGTGTCAACTACTTGAAGCTTCCAGACTACTCTACCATTGAGATCATGAGGAAGCAGCTTTTCACAGCAGTCAAGGAAGGCCAGGGAGCGTTCCATCTGTCGTAGATTGGTTTATCTTCCGAAGTACTGCACAACACAATGCCTAGGGCCTCTCATGGCACCTGAGCAACAGAACGATGACAACGACGCTCTTTTCTTGGACGACTTGGCAGGAAAAGTTTTTATATTCGCTTGATGCCCCTGATGAAACAATACGCCCCCACGAAGGACCGAAATGATGGAAATAGACAGGGCATCTGACGTGGCGCCCACAGTAACACAATATTGCATGGCTTGGGGGACGGCGCAGGACTTGTTTTTATGAGAAGCACAGGAACGGCATGGCATATTTTTGAAGCCTCTTCCCAAGGAACAACGAAGGAGAGGCAGGGCAATGATTAAGATACCGCCTTTAGGCAAAGTAGTTATAGAGATGAAATTGTGTGTTTGCCTATCCTTATCTCAACTCCACAGTGGCTACGTAAATACTATTCGTGTTTCGCGTTATTAGTTGCGTTGATTATTGACGACAGAATATAGTTAAGCAAATGCTCCTAACTCCAAAGCTTACAGTTCAGCCattcatacatacatgtcCAATAAGTGAAAAACGAGGCTATCCTACGTTCTTCCCTTACACGCATCTTACACTTGTCCTAGGGCAAAAGATACAAAAAAACGCAGAAATAAATCAAAGAGTCATGCCAAAATTCTACAAtcgttcatcatcatcgtcatccgAGTCCCAGATTTCAGGCGGAACCCTTGTGTCGTCACGCAACAAGCTGTCCGGCAGCATCTGGCTCTTTGTCAGCAGCTGCGACGAGCCTGGATTGTACCCCGACAGCAGATGCAGGgcgtcatcgtcatcatcctcgtccaagAGGCCCTCAGGAAGACCTATACTGCTGGAAGAGTGTAGCGGTGGGCGGCGAACGGACGACGAGTGTTGCTCAGGGGTGGAAGACTGAGAGACGGTAGTTGCCTGAGATGGGCGGACGGCAGGTCGTTTGGAGGCACTACTTAGTGAAGGGCGGGTAGCGCGGTAAGAAGATGCTGCAAAGGGGGtacgacgaggaggaggtttGATGGTtgtgggagaagaagcgatGTGGGTGGTTGGGAGAGTAGTATTttcattgttgttgttgttgttgttgttgttgttgttgttgttgttgttgttgttgttgttgttgttgttgttgttgttttcctCCTCGGGGGTTGAGGGAACGAGAATATCGTCCGAAGTTGGGAACTGGGTTGATTGAGCGAAGTCACTCTTCAGTTGGGCTTCGACTTGCTGTGACACGCTCATGCTTGAGGAAGGGACGGGCGTCTTGTCCGCTGGTAGAGGTTGTGAAGAGTTGGCAAAGAGATCAACTCGTCcactgtcatcatcttcgactGTAGCTTGAGTCTGTGTTGGTTCGTCTCCTGGTGTATTCTCTTTAAATAGAGCATGCCGTAAGTTC
Encoded proteins:
- a CDS encoding E3 ubiquitin-protein ligase TRIP12 translates to MSSRITRSSARQAASQAAQTNNIAPAAADVPAIPSTTPSTRKRKGLAAEKSPNDALPPSGSSGRRSKRQKIPEAVPPPNANNNNHITSRSRRKGKPAVDMDSPDNNVPGSAHPLEPSIPSGSSSRKSSRSKKTTGPPSETTSGTTLTTRRSKRNLDSAVDQDTPMTGTDENKDPGPPPPPPPPIDHHDDDDSEDNDEDEDEEGSRRYDEDEDDEDDPFGGFGGPPGSLSSTLRALTGMMSGLTSRFREILHNLRVDDLSVQLIALQELSEILLVSNEDNLSGHFSPDAYVKELVSLMNKEESPEIMLLACRCLANLMEALPASVANVVYGSAVPVLCQKLLEISFIDLAEQALSTLEKISVEYPASIVREGGLTACLSYLDFFATGTQRTAVTTAANCCRNIPEDSFPVVRDVMPTLLNVLNSSDQRVVEQASLCVSGIVESFKYQPSKLEELVSVDLLRGVLRLLVPGTTNMIGSSIHTQFLRVLAFTARASPRLSAELFKLNVVETLYQILTGVSPPSGTEDVASKLDSVIIMQALIHRPRDQIIETLNVICELLPNLPRNADPSYGDFVELQASADPTNSAASGGRNRRSTNEKRIELLEECKDEVRRFALIIFPTLTDAFSSTVNLSVRQKVLTAQLKMLSNLDEDILVEALTPVPYASFLASILSQQDHASLVMLGLQAAELLLSRLDKIYRYQFYREGVFLEITKIAEEEDAVEEKPGKGEKQESQGEQDNEQSSDQESEHEEDEEDEERESSDDEDEDEEHDNENGEAQNEDMSPVSSRGSTMSLEVPLHRLVSDVRSMKSRTRDVAKKFLETHETEGHGQAMKLKATAILDALSDLAGELEAFYLKPMPSNVTADKGRELFTKLASYFDTDVLESVTSAELLASGLVRVLLEVFSNPDEKLARAAQSTFLEVFMAYTVKAKPKTATAESPATPFSVMIHKLQDLLSRSEHFEVITVHHNTFDGNHSSPASMLGKQIRLRLVADDESEIPRPYRNIMVSIHAIATFKSLDDYLRPRISINERSRGSARRDGVARALAAMANSAGLPLSSAAAARLAAAERSGPFSGPPIPPPPAVATPSGSQALRKSKSQAAPATPDQSAGPSRDKGALRRSSRRHGAANTPPAPRPPPVDDEEMQDTLECADEKQLTDDDDVGDSGALDAIVGELEEDMQEESTPEDTSAVNMEVATGGHVTARKEDGTRIATPTGSGVPSRAGGPSVGSQGTPTPALSSSRPMSYASALQAVPQDWHIEFSLDNKLIPNETTIYRAVHTSASNSDEHLSRSIWSTVHPIKFKRVPGPPPAESLSFSSNTEADGEDEHGIPASLAKNPTTSSILRLLNILHDLNSNIEDVLIEKKNSVIGLNVEPLSQFVNTKLTAKLNRQLEEPLIVASNCLPSWAEDLARLYPFLFPFETRHLFLQSTSFGYARSMARWQNTQSAEDNRRDRNNERPFLGRLQRQKVRISRQKILESALKVMELYGASQSILEVEYFEEVGTGLGPTLEFYSTVSKEFSKRKLKLWREVDSNGSDEFVSGATGLFPRPQSDEEAGTPNGERILHLFKMLGKFVARSMIDSRIIDLHFNPIFFRIGDAVSSGVKPSLGAVKIVDPVLARSLKAIKQFALAKKEIDEDPNRTPAQKVADTQSITIDGVKLDDLCLDFTLPGYPNIQLEDNGSQKRVTIDNVDSYLEKVIDMTLGSGVRRQVDAFRAGFSQVFPYSALSAFTPDELVTLFGRVDEDWSLETLLDSIKADHGYNMDSKTVKNLLHTMSEFDASQRRDFLQFTTGSPKLPIGGFKSLTPMFTVVCKPSEHPYTSDDYLPSVMTCVNYLKLPDYSTIEIMRKQLFTAVKEGQGAFHLS
- a CDS encoding E3 ubiquitin-protein ligase TRIP12; translation: MAERTSAGDNEVRLPSTSTTSTANLSPASAASSAHRITRSSARQAASQAAQTNNIAPAAADVPAIPSTTPSTRKRKGLAAEKSPNDALPPSGSSGRRSKRQKIPEAVPPPNANNNNHITSRSRRKGKPAVDMDSPDNNVPGSAHPLEPSIPSGSSSRKSSRSKKTTGPPSETTSGTTLTTRRSKRNLDSAVDQDTPMTGTDENKDPGPPPPPPPPIDHHDDDDSEDNDEDEDEEGSRRYDEDEDDEDDPFGGFGGPPGSLSSTLRALTGMMSGLTSRFREILHNLRVDDLSVQLIALQELSEILLVSNEDNLSGHFSPDAYVKELVSLMNKEESPEIMLLACRCLANLMEALPASVANVVYGSAVPVLCQKLLEISFIDLAEQALSTLEKISVEYPASIVREGGLTACLSYLDFFATGTQRTAVTTAANCCRNIPEDSFPVVRDVMPTLLNVLNSSDQRVVEQASLCVSGIVESFKYQPSKLEELVSVDLLRGVLRLLVPGTTNMIGSSIHTQFLRVLAFTARASPRLSAELFKLNVVETLYQILTGVSPPSGTEDVASKLDSVIIMQALIHRPRDQIIETLNVICELLPNLPRNADPSYGDFVELQASADPTNSAASGGRNRRSTNEKRIELLEECKDEVRRFALIIFPTLTDAFSSTVNLSVRQKVLTAQLKMLSNLDEDILVEALTPVPYASFLASILSQQDHASLVMLGLQAAELLLSRLDKIYRYQFYREGVFLEITKIAEEEDAVEEKPGKGEKQESQGEQDNEQSSDQESEHEEDEEDEERESSDDEDEDEEHDNENGEAQNEDMSPVSSRGSTMSLEVPLHRLVSDVRSMKSRTRDVAKKFLETHETEGHGQAMKLKATAILDALSDLAGELEAFYLKPMPSNVTADKGRELFTKLASYFDTDVLESVTSAELLASGLVRVLLEVFSNPDEKLARAAQSTFLEVFMAYTVKAKPKTATAESPATPFSVMIHKLQDLLSRSEHFEVITVHHNTFDGNHSSPASMLGKQIRLRLVADDESEIPRPYRNIMVSIHAIATFKSLDDYLRPRISINERSRGSARRDGVARALAAMANSAGLPLSSAAAARLAAAERSGPFSGPPIPPPPAVATPSGSQALRKSKSQAAPATPDQSAGPSRDKGALRRSSRRHGAANTPPAPRPPPVDDEEMQDTLECADEKQLTDDDDVGDSGALDAIVGELEEDMQEESTPEDTSAVNMEVATGGHVTARKEDGTRIATPTGSGVPSRAGGPSVGSQGTPTPALSSSRPMSYASALQAVPQDWHIEFSLDNKLIPNETTIYRAVHTSASNSDEHLSRSIWSTVHPIKFKRVPGPPPAESLSFSSNTEADGEDEHGIPASLAKNPTTSSILRLLNILHDLNSNIEDVLIEKKNSVIGLNVEPLSQFVNTKLTAKLNRQLEEPLIVASNCLPSWAEDLARLYPFLFPFETRHLFLQSTSFGYARSMARWQNTQSAEDNRRDRNNERPFLGRLQRQKVRISRQKILESALKVMELYGASQSILEVEYFEEVGTGLGPTLEFYSTVSKEFSKRKLKLWREVDSNGSDEFVSGATGLFPRPQSDEEAGTPNGERILHLFKMLGKFVARSMIDSRIIDLHFNPIFFRIGDAVSSGVKPSLGAVKIVDPVLARSLKAIKQFALAKKEIDEDPNRTPAQKVADTQSITIDGVKLDDLCLDFTLPGYPNIQLEDNGSQKRVTIDNVDSYLEKVIDMTLGSGVRRQVDAFRAGFSQVFPYSALSAFTPDELVTLFGRVDEDWSLETLLDSIKADHGYNMDSKTVKNLLHTMSEFDASQRRDFLQFTTGSPKLPIGGFKSLTPMFTVVCKPSEHPYTSDDYLPSVMTCVNYLKLPDYSTIEIMRKQLFTAVKEGQGAFHLS